In Candidatus Poribacteria bacterium, one genomic interval encodes:
- a CDS encoding type II toxin-antitoxin system prevent-host-death family antitoxin: MTEIGVHEAKTHLSRLLKRVENGESFSITNRGKVVAVMVPPREIGQAEVNDAYSQLIELRAKFPIGTGREVTDWKNEGRR; encoded by the coding sequence ATGACTGAGATAGGTGTGCATGAAGCAAAAACGCATTTATCAAGGCTTCTCAAGCGCGTTGAAAATGGAGAAAGTTTTTCTATAACCAATAGAGGTAAAGTTGTAGCGGTAATGGTTCCGCCTCGTGAAATCGGGCAAGCTGAGGTGAATGACGCTTACAGCCAATTAATTGAGTTACGCGCAAAGTTCCCTATTGGGACAGGGCGTGAGGTGACGGATTGGAAGAACGAAGGCCGCAGATGA
- a CDS encoding type II toxin-antitoxin system VapC family toxin, with translation MEERRPQMMVVDCSFLIAGLLPDEIEEQAQLILEDLQRGITLAVVPSLFYQEVSNALLMAYRRKRISREVLSQYLDVVAILPVTIDTAAATQGNTMKTVCGLAEKHGLTTYDANYLELAMHLDLPLVTLDSDLYNAAVEVDVAYQMTTN, from the coding sequence TTGGAAGAACGAAGGCCGCAGATGATGGTCGTTGATTGCTCATTTTTAATAGCAGGTCTTCTACCTGATGAGATTGAAGAACAGGCACAGTTAATTTTGGAAGACTTGCAGCGCGGTATAACTTTGGCAGTCGTTCCGTCATTATTTTATCAGGAAGTTAGTAATGCACTGCTCATGGCTTACCGACGAAAGCGTATAAGCAGAGAAGTTTTATCGCAATATCTTGATGTGGTAGCGATACTTCCTGTTACAATTGATACTGCTGCAGCAACACAAGGAAATACAATGAAGACAGTTTGTGGGTTAGCAGAGAAGCATGGATTGACAACTTATGATGCAAATTATCTGGAGCTCGCTATGCACCTTGACTTACCGCTCGTAACGTTGGATTCGGATTTGTACAATGCTGCAGTCGAAGTGGATGTCGCCTACCAAATGACAACGAATTAG